The Lathyrus oleraceus cultivar Zhongwan6 chromosome 5, CAAS_Psat_ZW6_1.0, whole genome shotgun sequence genome includes the window GATTTGCATATGTTGCTTATTAATAACCGTTTCCTTTTCACATGTTTCAGGGAAGGTTACTTTATGTTGCTACTTAAAAACCGCGGCTTAAAATTTCAACTAAAACCGTGGACTTTTGATATTTAAGGCGACAATGTTCAAATTTCGCGGGtagaaataaagaaaatgccCTCTAAAGGAATAGGCAACGGCCGTTTATTCCATGCATGCAAAACTATCCCATAAAGCTTTAGGCTAAAATTATTACACTTTAGGCCGCAATTTTCCATTGTTTCCAAAAGTCATCTTTGTTGTAGTGGCGGTGTCATAATTCTATTCATAAACCAGAAATGGATGTAATTGGTGAACTGAACCTTTTCAACATGTGATGCTGATCTATGTTACGGTGACATAAAAGGGATCTGCATGTTTAGTACTCAAACGCCAAAGTCAGTTCTAGATTCAAGACAAATATCATGAGAAGTGGAGATCCGAGAATGTACCTTGTTTCTTGTGTGGACTGACTTTATACTTTTAGGTCGAGTGAAGTGAATTTGAGATGAATTGGATCCTAGATATTTAAACCTTTGGTCAGCTGCCGCATGACAATCTTTAACAATGATGATTACATTTCCTCATGAGAAATATTTAAGAATCATTGATCTATAAACGAAGTGGTAATTTCAAAATTAGAACTTTGATGATAGCGTCCAACTTATTAATATTAGTTTTTATCAATTTAATTAAGATTTGTGgacaatttaaaaatactttaaGTGATAAGAAAAAGTTTTTTAAAAAATAAAGGTTTAAATAATCGGTTGATATCGGTAACTTGACATCTTTTTGTTTTGcattcttatatatatatatatatatatatatatatatatatatatatatatatatatatatatatatatatatatatatatatatattggataaaatctttaaataatttttaatttcatttgatTTTATTCTCGAAAAATAAATTTTGTAGAAAAATTTGTAGGTGTAAcaatttttttcttcaaattttaactttaagaattaaaatcaaatttaatatttatagattaattaaaaaaaacacagacaaaagaaacacaaaaactttcataaattaatttattaTAAAAGCCGGAATAAATATATAGCGCAACGAAGTACTTAAAAGTACAAAAGAAAAAGTTAACAAATAAAATGATAAAGCACGATGAGAAAATAATTATTCatggaaataaaaataaattagGTTTTAGAATAAGTGTCCTAAAAGTAAAAGACatgcttaaaaatattttttgaaaattgAATAATAAATGTCAATTGAATCTGATTTAAATTGAGAATCGACCAATTTGTCTTGGTTGATTTCAAGCTCATTTAAACCACAAGTTGATTCAATAGAATTGAATTGTAGTAGGTTCAACTAGCTTTTATTATTATATCTATATTTTTTATCATTATAAATTATTTAAACATATTCTGTATTCTATTTATAAGAAAATCTCAAACCTTTTAAAATGTATTTGTTATTTAAATATTTCTTTACACTCATTAAactttaaaaaataaatattagTAGGTTTATTTAATTTCATACATGTATATTTgtaaaaatatttaaaaaattataattttcatgtttttttaatatctctaaaataattaaaattcCCAGTAAAACTGGAAGAAGAATTCATAGAAATCTATGAGTTTTCTTcaaattttaataaaaattaaaatctaataaaaaattcaagatttaaaaaatttataaaaaaaatgcaagaaagaaaaacaaaaacaagTAAATATCTATTTGATATCACACCGTCTATGTTTAAAaattgtatatatatatatatacccCTAGTTACAACCAGTATCTTCCACCTAAACCCATGACAATGTTACCAAGTCTGCACCTCATCCTTCTCCCATTAATCATCTATCAAACCACCTCCTTTGCCTCTGCGGTTGATCCCACACAAGGTTTCACCCAACTTCCATTAGACAACTCAAACTTCCAAATTCAAAAGCCTTACGACGTCTCAGTAAACCAACGTTACGCCTTTACAAATGGAGTCCACAAATTCTGGATATACCCTACAGACAAGCCTTTCATGTCTGGCAGTAACACACAACCACGAACAGAGATTCGAATCACTGTAAGCAAAAACTCCATCTCACCAAATATACcgtttttttgttgttgttttgtttataTATTCCAAGTTACATTCATCACTTCACTTTGTATTTCTGTTTCCAGGGATACGATTATACATCTGGTATATGGCAGTTTGAAGGGTATGGTTATGTTCCAAGTGGCACAAGCGGGGTTTGTATTATGCAAGTGTTTGGTGGAAGTTCTACTGCGACAACGTCACAGCTTAGAGTATATGATGGTTCGTTAACTTATTATAGATCTCCTGTTTTGTCTGCAAATATCTATAATAGGTGGTTCAGAGTGAATGCTATTCATGATGTTGGTGCTAACAATGTTAAGATATATATTGATGGGGATCTTAAGTATAATGGAGATGGTCGTGGAGCTGGTACTCACTACTTCAAGATTGGGGTTTATGTACAGAATGATCCTTCCGGTTACATGGAGTCTCGTTGGAGGGATATGAAGGTTTTTAAGAAATAGTGTGTTTTTGTGTTTGGTTTTAATTAGTACTGAGTAAAATGAAATAAGACACGGTAATGGAAACTAAATAAGGATTTGTTTCATGTTGTCTGTGTTGCAGATATAAGGAAATACTCTTGTATTGTTAAGTATTATAGCACTGAAATGATAATAATAAGAGTTATGTTTAAGAGTACTGAGAGTGACTAAAAAAGAACCGGGAATTAGTGATTAAAACCAGTTCTTTATTCACGTAATTGATGCAATAATTGGTGGGGTGTATGTGAATTGTGATCATGAATAATGGAATTGAACGAAAGCTATAGTTTGAGTTAAGCAGCCAGGTTTTTTTGACACTAGAAATGTGACTTTTTTTCATAGAAAACTTGAAAGTTGAAACCGTCATTTTCAAGTTTCTTGGTTTTTGATGGGTATTAATGAGTGTCTTGAGACTACTTGAAAATTATTTTGTAGTCTTCTTTCTAAGCGGTTGTTTATGTGGAGTCATAATAAGTACAGCCGTTTGGAGGACAGGTAGTCCTGCTTAACTCAATTATTAATTCGATCTCCATTTTTTCTATCCCTTTTAAAAAATGTCTGTTAGGGAGAAAAGAGAGTCTAAGATGCTTGATTTAATGGTATGATGTCGGTAAGTCTAAGGGGAGAGGTGAGTTGGGTGTTTCGGAATCTTCGTCCGGTGAATCTAGCTATATTAGGTAAATGGCAACGGAAGCCGGTCTTTGCCGAACCGTGGCGTGATATTCTTTCTCTTGAGTATGAGACTCATGTTGTCTCCTCCTTCAGAGGTAGTCTAGTTTTTGAGCTTCTTATACCTATTGAAAATATGTCTTTTTAGGTTCTAAGCATAATGTTTTCTTTGATTGGTTTGTGGATGATCTACACAGTAAAATGGGGTTAAGCTCCTCACTTCTCTTTCAGAGGATCCCTGGATGGGGATCTCCCCTCTTATGGATAGATTCCCTACGTTTTATCGTATCACAAGTCAAGTAGAGATGAAGGTGAGGGATATCTGTCTTTCGGTTAATGGAGTCAAACCTTTAGTGGAGACGAGTCCTTTTTATTTGGGAGCAAGGATTGGTTTCTAACCTCCTTTTCGCGGCAAATGAATCTCTTATCATATAACATAAGAGGGAGTGGAATTTCAGCTAAACTGAATTCTATTAGGAGTTTGATTATTTCAGAGAAGATTGATATTTGCATGCTGCAAGAAACTAAGATCTTAATCGGGGAAGATACATTGGTCAAATCTCTATGGAGTAATAAGGAAGCGCATTGGTCGGAAAAAAGGCTAGCAGTAGATCTTGTGGAACGTTAACGGTGCGGAATTTGGATCTTGTTCAAGCATCTATTTGTTTCGAAGGCAAATGTTTCATTAGAGTCCTCTTAAGCTAGAAAGGTCCACCTATCTTCCTAGTGAATGTTTACTATTATTGATGTAGATCATCCAAAAATAAAATGTGGGCAAATCTTCTAAAGCTTAAAGTTAGTTTCCCAATCGAGGAGTGATGTGCGTGGCGAAATTTCGACGCCATCAAAAGAAAGAATGAAAGGAAAGGTCAGAGGGCTCAAAAAAACAACTTGGAACTTGGAATTAGCGAAATTTGTGGATTTTATTGATGAAATGGACTTCGTGGATCTTCCGGCAGTGCTAAATAAGTTCACCTGATTTAATGCAGCCAAGAATTCCATCAGCAGGCTGGACCATTTCCTCATCTCCGAAAGGCTTGTAAAAAAATGGAATCTTAGAGGACAAGTGATTGGAAAGAGAGAATTTTCGGACCACATCCTATTATGATCAAAGTGAGTAATCTTAACTAGGGGCTCAAGCTTTTCAAGTTTTTCTCAGCATGGCTTGACCACCCATATTTTCTTAAATTCGTTGATCGTATTTGGTCCTCTACTTCAATAAAAGACAATAAGTGGTTTATTTTCAAAGAAAAGCTTAAGTTTCTGAAAAACAAA containing:
- the LOC127080046 gene encoding citrate-binding protein; the encoded protein is MTMLPSLHLILLPLIIYQTTSFASAVDPTQGFTQLPLDNSNFQIQKPYDVSVNQRYAFTNGVHKFWIYPTDKPFMSGSNTQPRTEIRITGYDYTSGIWQFEGYGYVPSGTSGVCIMQVFGGSSTATTSQLRVYDGSLTYYRSPVLSANIYNRWFRVNAIHDVGANNVKIYIDGDLKYNGDGRGAGTHYFKIGVYVQNDPSGYMESRWRDMKVFKK